The Spirosoma radiotolerans genome has a window encoding:
- a CDS encoding M1 family metallopeptidase: protein MKKIALWAGLWALSVMSFAQTAPSSTSVPGSKYDPLALFHPLFNMQPGNDYRTGSGAPGPRYWQNRSDYQINVALDDQQNTITGDVTITYKNNSPESLAYLWLQLDQNAFSDTSRASKTTPVSGGRFGNLGFAGGLTISSVTVEEGKGKFSAMPFTITDTRMQIRLAEPVKPNGDVVKIKIAYSFKIPEYGSDRMGQLKRKDGIIYEIAQWYPRMCVYDDIEGWNVLPYLGAGEFYLDYGDYEYTITAPWDHIVVGSGELLNPNEVLTAEQLKRLDQARKSDQTVIIRGKDEVNNPNSRPKKSGTLTWKFRCQNSRDVAWASSKAFVWDAAKMNLPSGKPALAQSVYPVESATNDSWGRSTEYVKGCLEFYSKYLYEFSYPVATNVAGIVGGMEYPGIVFCDHKDKKDALWGVTDHEFGHNWFPMIVGNNERKFPWMDEGFNTFINTLSTANFNKGEYNRERGTMHDIAPALFYPAEPIMTIPDVQQPRALGILAYYKPGMGLKLLREVILGPDRFDFAFKNYVSRWAFKHPTPYDFFRSIEDGAGEDLGWFWRGYFYETWKLDQGVRDVKYVDGAADKGSLISIENLDKLAMPVTIEVTESNGKKGRVNLPIEVWQRGGTWTFKYNSTSSLKTVVVDPDQLLPDVNSKNNTWRAEAQ, encoded by the coding sequence ATGAAAAAAATCGCTCTCTGGGCAGGATTATGGGCATTAAGTGTAATGTCCTTCGCTCAAACTGCACCTTCATCGACTTCCGTTCCGGGGTCAAAATATGATCCGCTAGCGCTGTTTCATCCGTTATTCAATATGCAACCCGGTAACGACTATCGTACCGGCAGCGGTGCTCCCGGCCCCCGATATTGGCAAAATCGGTCGGATTACCAGATCAATGTCGCGCTCGATGATCAGCAAAACACCATCACCGGCGACGTAACCATTACGTACAAGAATAACTCGCCCGAATCATTGGCCTACCTATGGCTGCAACTGGATCAGAATGCTTTTAGTGATACCTCACGGGCCTCGAAAACGACACCTGTTTCGGGTGGGCGATTTGGAAACCTGGGGTTTGCGGGTGGATTGACCATTTCGAGCGTGACGGTTGAAGAGGGAAAGGGCAAGTTTTCGGCGATGCCTTTCACCATTACCGATACGCGTATGCAAATCCGTCTGGCAGAGCCCGTAAAACCAAATGGCGATGTCGTGAAAATAAAAATTGCCTATTCGTTTAAAATTCCGGAATATGGGTCTGATCGCATGGGTCAGTTGAAACGGAAAGATGGCATTATTTACGAAATAGCCCAGTGGTATCCACGCATGTGCGTCTATGATGATATAGAAGGCTGGAACGTACTGCCTTATCTGGGCGCAGGTGAGTTTTACCTCGACTATGGCGATTATGAATACACGATAACCGCACCCTGGGATCACATTGTGGTTGGTTCGGGTGAATTGCTGAACCCGAATGAAGTGCTTACCGCCGAACAACTGAAGCGCCTGGATCAGGCGCGTAAGAGCGATCAAACGGTGATCATCCGGGGGAAAGATGAGGTGAACAACCCCAACAGCCGTCCGAAAAAATCAGGTACCTTAACCTGGAAATTTCGTTGCCAGAACAGCCGCGATGTAGCCTGGGCTTCGTCGAAAGCGTTTGTATGGGATGCGGCAAAAATGAATCTGCCCAGTGGCAAGCCTGCCCTTGCGCAATCGGTTTATCCCGTCGAAAGTGCGACCAACGATTCCTGGGGACGTTCTACAGAGTATGTAAAGGGCTGTCTTGAGTTTTATTCTAAATACCTGTATGAGTTCAGCTACCCCGTAGCGACCAACGTGGCGGGTATTGTGGGCGGTATGGAATACCCCGGCATCGTTTTCTGCGATCATAAGGACAAAAAGGATGCTCTCTGGGGTGTGACTGACCACGAGTTTGGCCACAACTGGTTCCCGATGATTGTGGGTAACAACGAGCGTAAATTCCCTTGGATGGATGAAGGCTTTAATACCTTTATCAATACGCTCTCCACCGCTAACTTCAACAAAGGCGAGTATAACCGGGAGCGGGGAACGATGCACGACATTGCACCAGCTCTTTTTTATCCTGCTGAACCCATCATGACCATTCCCGATGTGCAACAGCCACGGGCGTTGGGCATACTGGCCTACTACAAGCCGGGCATGGGCCTGAAACTACTTCGTGAGGTCATTCTGGGACCCGATCGGTTCGACTTTGCTTTCAAGAATTACGTGAGCCGCTGGGCTTTCAAACACCCAACGCCTTATGACTTTTTCCGGAGTATTGAAGATGGAGCCGGTGAGGATTTAGGCTGGTTCTGGCGGGGCTACTTCTACGAAACCTGGAAACTCGATCAGGGCGTACGCGATGTAAAATATGTTGATGGGGCCGCCGATAAAGGATCGCTGATTTCAATCGAAAACCTGGATAAGCTGGCCATGCCAGTCACGATTGAAGTGACGGAAAGCAATGGAAAAAAAGGCCGGGTAAATTTACCCATCGAAGTTTGGCAGCGCGGTGGAACCTGGACGTTCAAATACAACTCGACATCGTCGTTAAAAACAGTGGTTGTTGATCCTGATCAACTGCTACCGGATGTCAACAGCAAGAACAACACCTGGCGGGCCGAAGCCCAATAA